A single window of Methylobacterium nodulans ORS 2060 DNA harbors:
- a CDS encoding BrnT family toxin, with protein MGENERTVWDDPKNDKNIQDRKIDFADLDDAFDGRFSLVTEDKRRDYGEQRFNMLVEFHGVILNITFTMRPPKHRIISARVASRKERRTYHAKQQTS; from the coding sequence ATGGGAGAGAATGAGCGCACGGTTTGGGACGACCCCAAAAACGATAAGAACATCCAAGATCGTAAGATCGACTTTGCGGACCTTGATGACGCTTTTGATGGGCGCTTCTCCCTTGTGACCGAAGACAAAAGACGGGACTATGGCGAACAACGGTTCAACATGCTGGTTGAATTTCATGGAGTGATCTTGAATATCACGTTCACCATGCGCCCGCCCAAGCACCGGATTATTTCGGCCCGCGTTGCGAGCCGGAAAGAAAGGAGGACGTACCATGCCAAGCAGCAAACCAGCTAA
- a CDS encoding ABC transporter permease subunit, which produces MGAARMRVAERLRRLALPALPFGWLLLFFGLPFLIVLKISLSDPATALPPYTPVLNWDAGVAGWSDFLAALDFENYRTLAADPLYLDAALTSLGIALAATLLLALVGYPIAYGMARAPKRLQPLLVALMVIPFWTSFLIRVYAWIAILKGDGLLNSVLLGLGLIAQPLAILNTPAAILIGIVYAYLPFMVLPLYAVLERLDRGLIEAARDLGATRLRAFLTVTLPLSAPGIVAGALLCFIPIIGEFIVPDLLGGPDTLMLGRVLWSEFFSNRDWPLASAVAVLMLLIVAGPVVLFREAEARQMERPR; this is translated from the coding sequence ATGGGGGCTGCCCGCATGCGCGTCGCCGAGCGCCTGCGCCGGCTCGCCCTGCCGGCCCTGCCCTTCGGCTGGCTCCTGCTGTTCTTCGGGCTGCCGTTCCTGATCGTCCTCAAGATCAGCCTGTCGGATCCCGCGACCGCGCTGCCGCCCTACACGCCGGTGCTGAACTGGGATGCGGGCGTCGCCGGCTGGTCCGATTTCCTGGCGGCCCTCGATTTCGAGAACTACCGCACGCTCGCCGCCGACCCACTCTACCTCGATGCGGCGCTCACCTCGCTCGGCATCGCGCTCGCCGCCACGCTGCTCCTCGCCCTCGTCGGCTATCCGATCGCCTACGGGATGGCGCGGGCGCCCAAGCGGCTGCAGCCGCTCCTCGTCGCCCTGATGGTGATCCCGTTCTGGACGAGCTTCCTGATCCGGGTCTATGCCTGGATCGCGATCCTGAAGGGGGATGGCCTCCTCAACAGCGTACTCCTGGGGCTCGGCCTGATCGCGCAGCCGCTCGCGATCCTGAACACCCCGGCGGCGATCCTGATCGGCATCGTCTATGCCTACCTGCCCTTCATGGTGCTGCCGCTCTACGCGGTGCTGGAGCGGCTCGACCGCGGCCTGATCGAGGCCGCCCGCGACCTCGGCGCCACGCGCCTGCGCGCCTTCCTCACCGTCACCCTGCCGCTCTCCGCGCCCGGCATCGTCGCGGGGGCGCTGCTCTGCTTCATCCCGATCATCGGCGAGTTCATCGTGCCCGACCTCCTCGGCGGCCCCGACACCCTGATGCTCGGCCGCGTCCTGTGGAGCGAGTTCTTCTCGAACCGCGACTGGCCGCTCGCCTCCGCGGTAGCGGTGCTGATGCTGCTGATCGTCGCCGGGCCGGTCGTGCTCTTCCGCGAGGCGGAGGCCCGCCAGATGGAGCGGCCCCGGTGA
- a CDS encoding ABC transporter permease has product MSPRLHPLALAALLLGFAFLYGPILLLIVYSFNDSRLVTVWGGFSTRWYANLAADGPLIEATLTTLKVAFASASLATMLGTLAALALDRRGGFPGRTLFSGLLVAPMVMPEVIIGLSLLLLFVALGIDRGLWTIVAAHTTFTLCFVTVVVQARLRGLDRSLIEAAADLGAPPATILRTVTLPLLLPAIVAGFLLAFTLSMDDLVIASFVSGPGATTLPMRLYSQVRLGVTPQINAISTLLIATVAVSVLIASLLTARRGA; this is encoded by the coding sequence GTGAGCCCGCGCCTGCACCCGCTGGCGCTGGCGGCGCTGCTCCTCGGCTTCGCCTTCCTGTACGGGCCGATCCTGCTGCTCATCGTCTATTCCTTCAACGATTCGCGGCTGGTCACGGTCTGGGGCGGGTTCTCGACCCGCTGGTACGCCAACCTCGCGGCGGACGGGCCGCTCATCGAGGCGACGCTGACGACGCTGAAGGTCGCCTTCGCCTCGGCGAGCCTCGCCACAATGCTCGGCACGCTTGCGGCCCTCGCCCTCGACCGGCGCGGCGGCTTTCCCGGCCGCACCCTGTTCTCCGGCCTCCTCGTCGCCCCGATGGTGATGCCGGAGGTCATCATCGGGCTCTCCCTGCTGCTGCTGTTCGTGGCGCTCGGGATCGACCGGGGCCTCTGGACCATCGTGGCGGCGCACACGACCTTCACGCTCTGCTTCGTCACCGTGGTGGTGCAGGCGCGGCTGCGCGGCCTCGATCGCTCGCTGATCGAGGCCGCCGCCGATCTCGGCGCGCCGCCCGCCACGATCCTGCGCACCGTGACCCTGCCGCTGCTCCTGCCGGCCATCGTGGCGGGGTTCCTGCTCGCCTTCACGCTGTCGATGGACGATCTCGTGATCGCGAGCTTCGTCTCGGGCCCGGGCGCCACCACCCTGCCGATGCGTCTCTACAGCCAGGTGCGGCTCGGCGTGACGCCGCAGATCAACGCGATCTCGACGCTCCTCATCGCCACGGTGGCGGTGAGCGTGCTGATCGCCTCGCTGCTGACGGCGCGGCGCGGCGCCTGA
- a CDS encoding BrnA antitoxin family protein: MPSSKPAKATTGRTDWAALRAMSEDEIERIAAEDEDNPATDEAHWAEATVGLPPGKTSIHASFDRDVVDFFKRGGRGYQTRMNAVLRRYMEAQQAKKA, translated from the coding sequence ATGCCAAGCAGCAAACCAGCTAAGGCCACGACCGGCCGCACGGATTGGGCGGCACTCCGCGCTATGTCCGAGGACGAGATCGAACGCATCGCCGCCGAGGACGAGGACAACCCGGCCACGGACGAAGCCCATTGGGCTGAGGCGACCGTAGGCCTGCCGCCCGGCAAGACCTCGATCCACGCGAGCTTCGATCGGGACGTGGTGGACTTCTTCAAGCGCGGCGGCCGGGGCTATCAGACCCGCATGAACGCCGTCCTGCGGCGCTACATGGAAGCCCAGCAAGCCAAGAAAGCTTAA